Sequence from the Sciurus carolinensis chromosome 1, mSciCar1.2, whole genome shotgun sequence genome:
TATTTGCGTTATGCTCACACAACATTGGTTGTGAGTCAAGATAAGCTTGTTACAAGTAAGTTGCTACTGGAAGCTGTGAGCGTGGACCTCGGGCTGTTTATCAGACAGATCTGAGGatgcctcttttccttcctttttactaGTTTTGTTGAACATGGACAAGCTAATCAACCTTTCTGAactttggtttcttcatctataaaagggATATAACAAGGATGTTTATTCTTTATGAAGTGTTATAGGATTTAATTGGATACAGGTGTAAAGTATTTAATATTGTCCCTGTACATAGGGCCAATCCATAGCAAGGACTCTGTAAATGtaaatgatgattattattattatttttttttttttggtaccaggtactgaacccaggaggccctaaccactgagccacgtacccaacccttttttattttttatttagagacaggatctcgctgagttgttaagtgccttgctaatctgctgaggctggctttgaactctcgatcctcctacctcagcccccgagttgctgggattataggcatacactaCCTCACCCAGCAATGATTATAACAATGATTATAATAATTAGTGGCCAcactctttaatttctctctctctctctctctctctcttttgcaatATTGGAGATTAAAccctgaacccaggggtgctctaccactgacctacatccccagctcgccccctttttattttttattttgagacagggtctcactaagttgcccaggctggcttcaaacctgtgatcctcttacctctgtctcccaagtagctgggattacaggtgccctgcttgttttcttttttgataacTAATATATGAGTgagttttctgtgttttctaaaaCTCGTGGGGCTTTAACCATGAGTGAACTCTGTAAAACAAGACATCCAATAAATTGCTGATCAACTGATTGATTGAAAAGTCagccagggggctggggttgtggctcagtggtagagcccttgactagcacgcgtgaggcactggggttgattctcagcactgcatataaataaataaaataaaggtccaccaacaacttaaatatatgaaatgttaCACAGGAAGTTGCTAGCAGTGGCAGGGCCAGGCCCTGGGTCTCCACCACCCTGGACTTTCTCAGCAGAGAGGAAATCTACTTTGACTATGGCTGTCTTGACCAGGTTCTGCAGCTCCAGGCGGAGAGCCTTCTGCAAACTCTTGGTAAAATTCAGCGTTCTTGGCCTGCCTCCCAAGGGGGTCGTGAGCATTAATTAGTTACCACTGGTAAGTGCTCTGAAGATGTGGGGGTTTATAAACACAGCAAGTCATTAGGCCTCTCCACACCACTATGCTCTACAGCCTAGGAACTGCTAATTGAGAAATAATTAACACCTCAGGGTACAGAAGACAGAGGCCTGGCTTTTCCAGGATTGGAAGGGATGTAATAATGTGTAAGGGAGCATGGAGAAATAAAAGGCTACTTTGGAAGTGTGAATCATGGGAAATTCTGAAGCTGATTTGGTCCTGCTTCCACAGAGGAGTGGGGACTGTCACCCCAGTACACCCACTGGAAGTGCACTGCCTAGGGAAAACCCCTCCCACAGCCCTGGGCCATAGAGGACAAGCAGGGCTCTTAGAGACAGACCTCGGGCCCACCCAGCTCCACCTGGCCTCCTAGTGCCAGTGGCATGTCCCAGCCCAGCTGTATGTTGCTCAGCTGTGACTGTGATGTTCTCATCACCTATCATCCCACTGAATTCTGCTCCCCAGGTTGTCTAGTGCCTTTCCTATAGACTCATTCTGGGGGAGACTGTAAAATATTGCTGCCCAGGCCCACCCTAGATAGACAGCTAGCACCCTGGGTGGGGTGGATTAGGGGGCTGGGTGCACATGGTGATTCCAGTGCAATCAAGCCTGAGAACCACTGCTCGGACCTGAGTTTCAAGTACAGTGTTAGGTGCTGTAAGAAATAGAGATTAACGCTTACCACATCCCATACCTCCCTCACGCTGGCTCATCCTTCCCCAATCTGCACCCTGGAGCATCGTTGTCTCTGTGCAGGGATGTTCCACTCCACTCTCACTGCCATCCTTGTCCTGCTCATTCCTCAGGCTGGTCACCTCCTCCTTGAAGCCCTCCTTCTCCACATTCCCACAGGACTTTGCTCAGTCCCCGCCCCATCCACTGATCTCATGACATTGTTCCTGGGAGTTCCCCTAGAATAGAGAGCTGCTTGGCTCAGCATCAGAGTCACCAGTGTCTTACATTGGGTCTGGCGCATTTTAGGCATCCTATAAACTGTAGTTATTaggaagaattataaaatatgctGCTCTGGTTGCAGCATATATTGTTTCCTGGGTCTGGAATATTCTTCCTCCAGATATCAGCAAGactgtctttcacctctttggggTCTTTGCTAAAATGTCACCTTCTTAAAGTTTCCTTTGAGCTCCTGTTTTAAATTGCCACCACTCAAATCCTCACTCCATTCTCCCTCCCTAGTTAGCTTTTCTCCAAAGCATCTAACACCTTCTGATAGATTCTGCCGTTATTTAAAATCCTGataattttttcctataatttttgttaatttttatttttaaaaaataatttttgggggctggggagatagctcagtcggtagagtgcttgccttgtaagcataaggccctgggttcgatccccagcaccccaaaaaataataataattttattaaaatcctATTTATCTTGATCACTGCGGTCCTTGTGGTCCCCCATCCCGCTCTGCTTAAATTTCACCATACTGATTTGTTGACTGTCTCCTCTCTCTAGAATGTAAGCTACACTGAATGTAGGTAATCTTATCCACTTTTGTtcacttcactcttcctgtgtcTCCAATAGTGGTTTATATAAGGTACAtgctctaaaatattttatgaatgaaagTTTGAATTCGTGTCTTAAGGACTGTCTTGGGCACTAATAAAAGTGACTTTCTCCAACCGTTTcacaattttaaagttttaaattgaaATCCTGAACAATCAACGGGTGTATCCCCAGCAGGTTGTCGTAGTTACACTGTCGCCAGCAGGTTGTCACAGTCACACTGTCAAGAGCCGTACTCCTATCAAAGAATGGGCAGAGGTAGTGGGAAGGAACTCTTAAAATCTTCGGGAGTCGGCTTTGACCATAGAGTTATACCTCCTAATTCCTAGAAGGGACTTCCGGAATGGTGATCTATTCATTGCTGCCCAGGCCAATCTATGATCTCAGGGTGAGCCGGGTTCTCTCTTCAACTAAACTTCCGGAAAACTTCACACACGTGTCCACGGGGAGGGGGTGGGGCCAGTGCGCCCCGCCCCGTCCCAGTGAGCGCGGCCTTGCGATTGGCGAGAAGGTCTGGAGGCAGGGCTTAGGGCGAGCTGGCGCAGGCGCGCTGGCGCGGCGCGGCGGACAAGCGGGTGGCACTGGCGGAGTCTGCTGGTGGTGAGCATGAATGACAGTGGGAGGAGAGGAGCGGGCGAGGGCGGCAGTCAAGCAAGGGCTGTGGGCGCGGGGACCCAGGACCTGGTGTTCGTTTTCCCATGTGCGTCCGGTCCTTGAGTTGAGGCGGGGTCACAATCACATGAACTCTTGGATTGACCGACTGGTCACCTGGTCTCAGCTTTCTAGATTGTAAAGTGAGGGCAGCGTCGGGTGGTCCTGAGAGCCAGTATTCCTAGAAGTGCCGGCCCTAGAAGGGCCTTGGGAATCATCCGGTGACTGAGCCAACCTTCCCTTTTTACGAATGGGAAAGCAGATCTCGGCAGTGGACCAGGGTCACTCCTAAGTGAAGGCCTCGCCAGTTCTTAGAACCCGGTGTGAGGTTCCATTGCAGTTTTATGGGATTGGGAGCTGGGAGTGTACCTTACCTTCAAGGTTGACCCTGTGCGGATTTGCTTTTGCTTGACAAGGGATTTCTCATTTCATAGCCTCCTCCTTCTGTGAACTGGGTATAACAGttgtagtagtaatagtagtaaaCACTATGCCACTTATTTTGCACCCAGCACTATTGTGAACACTTTGTGTACAGCTTTCCTGATTGGATTGCTGGGCAGTTGGGAGTCTGAGAACCTTTTAAAAGACCTGATGTGGAAGCACCAGCGCTCCACACAGAGTAGGTACTCTGTAACAAAGTTTGCTGAATTTGAATGACTCCGAGGCTCTTTGCTAGATCTGAAGGTTTGGTCCCATTCGTTACTATATAGTTACCATATTTGTTACTATATTGTCTGggaagaatattttgaaaaattaagataatacTAATCTTCTATTGGTTTAAGCAGAGAACAGGCACACATTTGGTGGGGGAGGGCTTAAAGCTCTTATCTAAATTATACAGATAATTATATCATTGCATCCCTTTCCTCTTCATTTATTAACATTTGATCAAGAAATGTTATTAATAATTGCCTAAATATTAGGCATTGTGCTAGACCCTAAATCTAGCAGTATATAAATTTCATGAACTCATAGCTTAATGGAGGAATAGGACATGAAACATTCGCCCCCAATACTAACACACAAAGGTgtcttagaaacatttttttggaAGTGGCTCCAGTACAACATACTGCAAGGAGGTATGTGCAGAAGGAGCTAAGAGGAGGAAGTGGCTTTCTGTTCTGAAGGGTTGGAGGAAGCTTCTGGGAATAAGTGAACCTTGCATGATGAGTTGGAGTTTGGCCTGTTCCAGGAATGATTAGTAATGTGGGGCATGTTAAGGAATTGGTGGGATAAAAAGCTGGAAGAGATGTTGAGatcaaaatatgaaaagttttGATGCCATTCTGAGAAAATTATGATGAGGAGCTGTTAATGAATTATAAACAGTGGATTGTTCAGACCAGCTACCTTTTTATCAGTAATATGGAGACTGAACTGACAGGTAAAGAATCCTTCAGCTAATTCATGGATAAGACATTTATTGAGTGTCCACTGtgtccaggcactgtgctggatgCTGCAGATTCTACCGGGTATGAAACAGCCAAGGTCATTGTCCTCATGGAGTTTACAGTCCCAGTCAGCACAAATGCATGGCGAGGTCCCTCTAATGTTTCTTCCAATGTGGTCCCTGAACAAGCCACATCAGCATCATCTGTGTACTTGTTTGAAATGTGAGTTCTCTGCCCACACCCTACACCTATTGAAGCAGAAACTCTGATGTTGAGAACTGGCAATCAGTGGGGTTtggatttggtttggtttggtatggggatttaacccaggggtgcttaatccccagcccttttttatattttatttagagacagggtcccactgaacTGCTCGGGCCacacttaattgctgaggctggctttgagctccttatcctcctgccttagcttcctgagccgctgggattagaggcactATCTTCCCAGGCTCTGATAATCAGTGTTTTAACAAGCCCACTGTGATTCTGATGCTCCATTGAATTTCAGGATCACTGGACTATTGTAGCAAGTGGTAGTGAAGGGCTAATCCAAGGTAAGGCAGTAAGGGTCAGAAGGAAGGGGTGAATCTGAGAGAAATTATGGAAACTTTCTTGCTTCAAGAGGCATCAAGGGTGAAGGAGATTCTTGCTTGGGCCATTGACCTAAGGTTGGACTTCAAGTAAGAAATGGAGCCAGGGGTAAATTCATATGTGCCTTCTTCTCCCAGGCCACACTCCAATGAAGCCACACCAGGGCTCTGTGGTAGTGTCTCCCGACCTTTTAGTATTTGTACAGTTCACAGGGAAAATGTATGAGGCTACTTGTTGAAGGGGACCAACAAGTGGACCTGAAGCTGGTAAAGGTAACCAGCTGGGGATTCTGGAGGCATCAGTAACGTGTGGGCATACTGCCCCGGAGCTCTGCTGCAGGGGCTGTGCTGGAAAGTGGAGGTACTCAGCTAACTTCAGCACTGTAAATCAAGAACCCCAAAGGAGTTTATGCCCTTTGACTCATTGATTTCCTTCTTGAAATGTCTTccaaatatataccaaaaaaagaagaaagtgatcTGTTTGTTGTAGATTACATGTAACAGAGAAAACCATCAACTCTGGTGACAGAAAAATCGTTTTTGATTTAGTCCATCAGTGGAAGATGATACTGCTCTTAGAAATGAGTGGGTATCTTATAACAGAAACACACTTATTCATAGTAAGTAAGCTCCTGCCACGTGCCAGGGACATAGTGGTGAGCAAGATAGATAGGTCCTTGCCCACACACAGCCCGGTGTCTGAGGAATCAGCCAGTGAAGTGAGCAGGCCCCCAGACAGGGATTGGCGTTTGATGGGAACCAGTGGACTGTGCAGGAGAAGTCAGTTGTTTGGTGTCTGGAGAATGGGACAAGAGAGGCTCCCCAGGGAAGAGGGTGGCAGTCCTCAGGCCTGGAGATGAGTATATGTTGGTTTGCAAAGGGCAGGGGCTGTTCTCACAGAGGAAACAGCATGTTTAAGAGgcatatgaggaaactgaaacaggGCGAGGGCACTGGGGAGACGTGCCCAGGAGGGGGATGCTGTACACGCCCTGAAGGTCAGAGGCCTAGACCTCACTCCCAGGGCATCAGGAAGCCATTTTGAGCAACAAATACTATGACCACGTGTGCAGTGGAGGCCTGCCCTGAGGCTGCAGTAGGGGAGCAGATTGAAGGAGGACAAGAATGCAAGTTGGGAGATCAGCAAGGAGGCTGGTACACAGCCTGGTTGTTGAAATGACAGTGGTCCGGACTGAGGTGCAGGCTGAGAAGGTGGAGAGGGGTCAAGAATGACGGGGTCCAGAGGACTGGTGAATGCGGGCCACAGCAAGGGGCAGAATGGTTGAACCCAGGTTTCTGGTTTGGGTGAGGGACAGCTTGCAGTGCCATTCAGTGTGATAGGCAGGTCTTGGGGAAGATGCTGAGTTTATTCTGGGGGTGCAGAGCTTGAAGTAAGCTGTGCTGTGCTCTCCAGGGAGGGGGTGGACATGTAGGTCTGAAGCTTGAGATGAGCCATACATGGAGTGGAGATGCAGATCACCCAGGGTGTgtgcagggaggagggcagaggcccctgagcgggtgggaggtgggaagaaTGGGGCTTGCCGAAGAGACAAGGGATTGCCGCGGTGCCATCAGCAGTTGCCTGAAGGATTACAGTggattttcttctcattttttcgCTCAATTTTCTACAATAATAGCAAACATCAGTCAGGCTCATAGTATTGTGCCAGATACTGTTCTGAGAACTTCTCCTAACTCTTCTAAATTCCCACAGTAAACCTTCAACGTAGGCCCCATCATTATTATCTTACAGGTGCAGATACTGAGCGCAAGGGACGAAGGCACATGGGCAGGGAAAAGCCTTCCTGGAATCCAGGCTGCCTGATTCAGGCACTGCAGTCACTGCTGCTGGTGTCCCCACAGCGTGTTGGCATGCTTTCATAGCCAAGAAAAAtactgatctttaaaaaaaattttttttaaataaaaggtggggctggggagatagctcagttggtagagtgcttgccttgcaagcacaaggccctgggtttgatccccagcactgttaaaaaaaaaaagaaataaaaggtaagaGAAGTAGTGCTTTGCTCTGCTAGGATATCAGAAAGAAGGATTCACATCTACAAAGTCAGTGGCTGTCTTGGAAGTTTTCTGGACACCTAAGTGACTGCTTGGTGACTCAGAACCCAGTTAAAGCTCATTCCCCACAACTCATTTGTCTCCAGGTGCCTGCTTCCCTGTGCCAGGTTGTCATGGAAGGGCTGCTGACAAGATGCGGAGCATTGTCCACCTGGGCCACCTGCAGTCACCAACTGTCCAGGTACATTTCCCACAGGTGTCACCACTATGCCCCAAGGAGAGGGCAGCGCTTGATATTGTCCCGCATGTTCCAGCCACAGAACCTTCGGGAAGACCAAGTGCTCTCTGTGGAGGGAAAATCTAGTGACCTGACCTGTAAGAGCCAGAGACTGATGCTGCAGGTGGGCCTGATCCTCCCAGCAAGCTCTGGCTGTTACCATCTCCTGCCCTACACTGTCCGTGCCATGGAGAAGCTTGTGCGAGTGATAGACCAGGAGATGCAGGCCATTGGGGGCCAGAAAATCAGCATGCCCAGCCTCAACCCAGCAGAGCTCTGGCAGGCCACCAACCGCTGGGACCTGATGGGCAAGGAGCTGCTAAGACTTCGAGACAGGCATGGCAAGGAATACTGCTTAGGTCCAACTCATGAGGAGGCCGTTACTGCCCTCGTCGCCTCCCAGAAGAAACTGTCCTACAAGCAGCTTCCATTTCTACTGTATCAAGTGACAAGGAAGTTTCGGGACGAGCCCAGGCCCCGCTTTGGCCTTCTCCGTGGCCGAGAGTTTTACATGAAAGATATGTACACCTTCGACTCTTCCCCAGAGGCCGCCCGGCAGACCTATAGTCTGGTATGTGATGCCTACTGCAGCCTATTTGACAGGCTGGGGCTGCGATTTATCAAGGCCCAGGCAGATGTGGGCAGCATTGGGGGCACAATGTCTCACGAGTTCCAGCTACCAGTGGATATTGGAGAGGACCGGCTTGCAGTCTGTCCAAGCTGCAGCTTCTCAGCCAACGTGGAGACACTAGGCTTGTCACAAATGAACTGCCCTGCCTGCCAGGGCCCACTGACTGAAACTAAAGGCATTGAGGTAGGGCATACATTCTACCTGGGTACCAAGTATTCCTCCATTTTCAATGCCCAGTTTACCAATGCCCACGGCAAACCAGCCCTGGCTGAAATGGGCTGCTATGGCCTGGGTGTGACACGGATCTTGGCTGCTGCTATTGAAGTTCTCTCTACAGAAGACTGTATCCGCTGGCCCCACCTCCTGGCCCCTTACCAAGTCTGCTTCATCCCCCCTAAGAAAGCCAGTAAGGAGGCAGCTGCTGCAGAGCTCATGGGGCACCTGTACGACCACATCACAGAGGCTGTGCCTCAGCTCCATGGGGAGGTCCTTCTGGACGACAGGACCCATCTCACCATTGGAAATAGACTGAAAGACGCCAACAAGCTCGGCTACCCCTTTGTGATAATTGCTGGCAAGAGGGCCTTGGAGGACCCTGCACATTTTGAGGTTTGGTGCCAGAACACTGGTGAGGTGCTCTTCCTCACCAAAGAAGGACTCATGGAATTCCTGAACCAGGTGCAGGTGGTCTGAGTGCCTGTCTCATAGCGTGGCATTTACTCTAACACTGCATTCCTTGGCCTGTGCTCCTCTCCTGGTGGTCTCTGCAGAAACAGGACAGCTCATGGAAAGTGAAAACGTGTAGAGAAACCAGTATCTACCCAGTCATTTGTTCAggttatttgtatttaaaatcattaaCTTGATTCCCTTCTTTGGACTGGCCATCCCACCATACGCCATTCCTTTTAAAACACACCATTTCAGAAGTTTCTATTAGAAGACCGAGAGGCAAGAAAGAGACCCAGCTTtgcccttgggcaagtcactgccCTTCTCAGCTGAGTTTCCCACGGGTAGGATGGGAAAGGCAAAAGGCCAAGGGCCTCAAGCTTCACTCAGTCCAGAGAGCAGGcctcccagcctctcccctgAGAAGCTAAGCTGAGTGTAAGGGAAAGAGTCAAGAGGCCTGATTGCCACCAGCTCACTGGTGGCTTGACACATCTGCTCTCCtacttgggcctcagtttccccatctataacaTGAGAAATTGGAACTATATCTGTAAAGTCCTTAAAGCTGTTGCTGTGTGGTTCCATGAGGGGTTCATGTTTGGTGAATCTGGTTCCTCTGATCCTCCATGGTCTGGGTTTCCTGCAAAACTGAATTGCCTAATAACCCAAAAACTACCTCCAGAGACCTAACCCTACGAGATGGCTTAAGCACATGAGATCATGTTCCTTATTGATGTTTTGTTGTCTGgttttgggtactgaggattgaacccaggtgtgctataccactgagccacatccccagtgcttttcagtattatcatcatcatcatcatcatcatcatcatcatcatcatctcactgagttgcttagggcctcactaagttgctgagactggcctcaaacttgtgatcctcctgtctcagccttctgagtagctgagatcaGATTTTCTTGATTGAATAAAATCTATTAGATTGAGCCTTTCGTGTTAATTTGAAACAATAATAACATCtgctattttaataatttataatagcttactattccttttcattctttttctactGTTTCcacacccaaaaaaagaaaaaagtgtggcTGGGAAATTATGTTTTAACCATGTGCGAGCAGCAGACTTCAAGCCTCATGGTGACCTTGTCTTGGGTGCAGAGTTGGATCTCAGAGCCACAATAAATGACTGTAGAGAGCTTTTCTCTGCCTGAAATCCATGGGAAACTGGGAGTAGACTTGAGCTACCAGAGCAACACTACCTGCTTTCATTGTTCCTGCACACTAGATCAGGAGCATGACCAGAGTTTCCATCCTTGACCCCTTGGAGTCCCCCCCATGTCCAGGCCTAACAAGAATCTGTCAAAACCAAGCTCAAAGCCACCACCTCCTGAAAACCTGCCTGACAGCTTCTAGAAGTggttcttccctctgcctcacacAGCACTGATCACATTCCTTCCTGTGTACCATACCCAGTCATTCTACAGTGGTCCAGGTGGGCTTGTCGCTGGTGGGGAGCTGCTTCCTAGTGCACTGTAGCTCTTGTCTTGGCCAGTCCTGATCCCATGCCCTGTTAGCTGCCCAACAGCTTCTACCACTGCTGTTACTGCAAGAGTAATGCCACCAAAAGCACATGCATCATTAGGTTCCCAGTGAATGTACCTGTTAAGCCCTAATGGCCCCCAGGCCTATCTTTGAACACTGGAATACTAGGTTTTCAGACCAGGAGACAATTCTGAGAGCAAACCTAGAAAGGCCTGGGCACAGGGCCAATGGCCTTGGCCTTACTGCATGTTGGAATCACCTGAGTTCCCTGCCGACGTTCTGGTTTGGGTTGGAGCTGTGTCCTAGGCATAGAGAAATTGAAAGCTCCCTGGGTGATTCTCATGTGCCAGTCAGTGGATTGAGAGCTCCTGCTATAAGAGCCGCCCCCTTGGGGACTCTCTTCATAGTTGGGCATTTCTCTGAGGAATTTCAGTGAGGTATTACCAGACTTACGCAAGCTCTCTGCTTTTACTTGTCTGGTTTTTGTCAAGAGCTTGCCCAATGTCCCTGTGCTGTGAGGCATTTTTACATACTGTTTCCATTCCTTAAAACTGCAAGGTAGACatgattctcattttacagatgaggaaacctgaATCTCCGTTAAAGCAAATGACTTAAAGATGCCCTGCTATTAGGGATCAAAGCTAGAATCTGGGCACTGACCAAAAACTATGCCCTTCCCACTGTACTTCTTTGGCCTTGCCTAGGCAAAGTGATTTCAGGAAGTAAAACTGGATTTATGTCTGTCTAATCAGGTTAGCCTTGAAAGTGTGAGAAATTAGAATCCATGCAAATGAATGcttcaaataatctttttaaacTCTGTTCTTATTTATGGAGGGCTAGCCTAATGGCGCTTCAAAAATCCAGATTCCAGGAATAGAGAGCCAATTAACTTTAAACTCTGTAAATGCGCAAGTCCTAGGACAATTTGAGGATAATGTAGAATCCTGAAACTTAAGAACAGAGGAGAGCTTCAAGCTGGCTGCTCCAGCTGTGAGTTCACAGATGGGAAATAGCCTGAAGCAGGAATGAACTGCCACATGCCATCTGACTGGCAAATGCCAGGGTAGGCACCATGGCCCCTGGGGTCAGGCCTTTTCAGGGAAAAGAGGACTGGGTCAGCCTGTGAGCTACCAAAGCCTGAGGCTGCTGAAACTGGTACTTGTCCTCCTTATTTTACAACAGGGAGACAAACATGAAGAAGacagtgatttgcccaaggtcagcaTCCTGACCATTAAGCCCATGTTTCATCAGGTAGCCAGGGGCAGTGAGTTTTGGTGGAAAGACAAGAGCCTCGAAGAGACATAATCTAGAGTCACCACTTGCTGGGGACATGACTTGAGAAAATTACCTTTTTCACAGCTCAGATTCTTCATTGGTAAAATGCTTCTGCTAATGGCACCTGCCTTGTATGGTGATCTGGGGCTGACTGTGCTCATTGTGGTGAAATGCTTAACCCTTAGTCTGCTTTCAAAAAATCTTTCCCTGGGGCTGcagatagagctcagttggtagagtgctagcctttCATgtacaaggccccgggttcaatcccgagcatcaccaaaaaaaaaagagaaaatctttccctTACACTGGACCATGTAGGGACCCCTCCACACATAGGAAGCTCAGGCTCTGCTGTTAACTCTTAGCTCAAGACCTgcatcttttgtttgtttgtttgttttttgctttctttatagGATGCTTTACTGCCTTCCTGGGGAGTGCTGTGGGCAAGGACTAAGCAACACCTACTGAATGAGTTCATCTCAGAGCAAACACAGAAATATTCAAACAGCGTAccttattttctcccatttctgaactcactgatttttacttcttgccaTAAATAGATCAAATGAGGATGCTGGCAAAATAACAGGTACAGGCTGTATTATCATTGCTCATTCCTTGGGGAGATCCAGAGGCAACTGGCTGGGAAATAGCAGAATTAATACTTGTAGACAAAGGCTGGTTCATAACAAACCCATCATGTAAATCAAACTTAGAATGTAAATCAAGGTTTCCATTAATATTCTGTGTTTTAATGGAAGAAACTCCTGCTGAACTATCAATAAAGGAATTTACAGAAATCTGCTAAAATTGCCATTTGCTTAACTGCTTGAGTGCCAAGCTTCTTCAGAGTTCCCACAATCCATATCTATATTAAAATGCCAGGATGCTTTTTAGAATGAATTGTTTGTATCCAGGGGCACATAAGGCCTTGTCTAGAgttgagaaaattatttcatgatgttattgcaaacattttatttaaaaaatcaaatatcaatttaaaacaaTGACTTGAATTGTAGAGTAAGACTAAGACTAGAGACTGGAACGGGATCAGCTGGGCCATGTGACAGCCACGTGACTGCAAGATCCTTCCTTGACTTTCTGCACTTTAACTTCCTCAGCCATAAAATGGGGAAATGGTGTTCTGCTCATAGCTGGAGCTTGGTAAGTAGCAGCTGCCCTTAAGTGGTATTAAGTGATACTTTGTGCATAGTTGCTGGCTGGATGGTACACTGTGGGCCAGCAGAAAGGGGTGGCACTTCAGGCTCCCTCAGTGAGGCTCCCTGTGTTCAGGCAGAATCATGTGCGGAAATGGTGTCCATGCCCACCAAACCAGCCTCTCCAGGCTGCTAATGAGCTCCCATGGTTAGAGCTTAATTGCCCTTAGCTAATGGAAACTGTGTAGGACCTGGGAGAAAGAGGCCCTTACTGAGTGACAATAACTGAGGATGCTCCATTGCAAGGGTAGAACTGCTGAGGCTCACCTAGAAAGCTCACAGGCTGATGAGAACCTCACTGATGGAGCGGCAGGTGCTCTGGGGATTTTGACTGTAGCCTCCTGCAGTGATTTCTGCTGACAGTGGATTATTCTAGACAGGAAGGCAGGCTGGGGACATTGCATTCATGACACAGTGAGTGTCAAAACTTTACCATAGCTTGGAGTGAGCAAGGCAAAGGCAGCCAGCTGGCTCCGTTGCGAACTCCTCGAGGCAGCGTGAGGCCTGGTAGTACTGACAGCTCCTGAAGGGCTCAGGAGCATTCTGAATTCAAGGCCTGCTCTGC
This genomic interval carries:
- the Pars2 gene encoding probable proline--tRNA ligase, mitochondrial — its product is MEGLLTRCGALSTWATCSHQLSRYISHRCHHYAPRRGQRLILSRMFQPQNLREDQVLSVEGKSSDLTCKSQRLMLQVGLILPASSGCYHLLPYTVRAMEKLVRVIDQEMQAIGGQKISMPSLNPAELWQATNRWDLMGKELLRLRDRHGKEYCLGPTHEEAVTALVASQKKLSYKQLPFLLYQVTRKFRDEPRPRFGLLRGREFYMKDMYTFDSSPEAARQTYSLVCDAYCSLFDRLGLRFIKAQADVGSIGGTMSHEFQLPVDIGEDRLAVCPSCSFSANVETLGLSQMNCPACQGPLTETKGIEVGHTFYLGTKYSSIFNAQFTNAHGKPALAEMGCYGLGVTRILAAAIEVLSTEDCIRWPHLLAPYQVCFIPPKKASKEAAAAELMGHLYDHITEAVPQLHGEVLLDDRTHLTIGNRLKDANKLGYPFVIIAGKRALEDPAHFEVWCQNTGEVLFLTKEGLMEFLNQVQVV